The segment AGATTACGGTATTTCCAATAGCCGCATTTTCACCGGCAACACGCCCTTGTAAATTAGCCAAATCTCCATATGGTGCATGAATAGTTGATTTGGTTATAATTTGTTGGGTTTCGATACAATCACCGGCGGCGTAGATATTGGGATCTGAAGTTTGCATATATTGGTTGACTGCAATACCACCAAATTTGCCGATCTGCAGTCCAGCAACAGATGCTAGGGTAGAATTTGGAGTAACTCCAATAGCGATTACTGCTAACTCGCATTCAAGCTCGGTACCATTTTGAAGTTTTACGCCTACTAGTTTACCATTTTCACCTAAGAGTGCAGCAATACCGTTATCGGTGATAACATTAGCTCCTTTGCTGCGAATGTGGTTTTCAACAATTTTTGCCATTTCCCAATCAAGAAAAGTTAATAATTGGGGAAGCAATTCAACAACTGTGATTTCTAAACCAGCCAGATGTAATGCTTCGCAAGTTTCAATACCAATTAAACCACCACCAATAATAACCGCTTTTTTTATTTTTTTCTCATCACGAACTTTTCTAAGTGTATCAGCGTCTTGCAATGATTGTAATGTAGTAACCCCTTCTAAATTTATACCTGGAATGGGTGGCACTTTAGCGGTTGCGCCGGTTGCAAGAATAAGTTTGTCATAAGAATGTTCATGAGTTTGCTGAGTTTTTAAATCGCGTGCGGTAACTGTTTTTTTATTACGATCTATAGCTATTACTTCTGTTTCAGCTTTTACATTTATACCCTTTGCTTTTAGAAAAAAGGTTGGGTCACGTACAACACCAGTGGGCGTGCACAATAATAAATTGCGATCATCAAATAGACCACCAACATAATATGGATATCCACAAGAAGCCATCGAAAGGTCAGGGGATTTTTGCAGAATGGTAATTTCGG is part of the Deltaproteobacteria bacterium genome and harbors:
- a CDS encoding FAD-dependent oxidoreductase, producing the protein MPKQRIIVVGGSAAGPKAAARARRLDEYAEITILQKSPDLSMASCGYPYYVGGLFDDRNLLLCTPTGVVRDPTFFLKAKGINVKAETEVIAIDRNKKTVTARDLKTQQTHEHSYDKLILATGATAKVPPIPGINLEGVTTLQSLQDADTLRKVRDEKKIKKAVIIGGGLIGIETCEALHLAGLEITVVELLPQLLTFLDWEMAKIVENHIRSKGANVITDNGIAALLGENGKLVGVKLQNGTELECELAVIAIGVTPNSTLASVAGLQIGKFGGIAVNQYMQTSDPNIYAAGDCIETQQIITKSTIHAPYGDLANLQGRVAGENAAIGNTVIFPGTIQTGICKIFDYAAGATGMSEKAALIAGLNDIETVINASPDKPGFMQGKLLVTKLVVYRSDGKILGAQCVGPGDVSKQLAIWATAIKGQLTVTDMVNADLPYAPPFSLAIDHSIASAHIIENKLKGRLFGISAVALKQKLDAGEKPFILDIRSPDEYEQMRLGIGEHLIPLGALRGRLNELPEDKSAEIICYCKISLRGYEAARALIGRGWTNVKVMEGGIVAWPYPREK